A window of Hordeum vulgare subsp. vulgare chromosome 5H, MorexV3_pseudomolecules_assembly, whole genome shotgun sequence genomic DNA:
AGATAGTCAACCCATCGACTATGCCAACAAAAGTAAGGAGCCAGCAAAGCTGCTTGGACCTTAAACTTGTTGGGCTCGAGCACTTCTCCCCTTCCATGTTGGCTTGCCTGCCCCTCTGGCCTTTTAGTCGTCGTCAGTGAAAAGTAATGCCGCAGTAGTCAAAAGCCCTCATAGTCAGCGGCACGTTTTATCAGCAAGGCCCCTACAGAAATATAAATGCACGAGAAACGATTTACAACCAATCAAGTAACCAGCAACATTcagttcaaaaaaaaaagtaaccaGCAACATTGTGTTAGCTGTACTAATTCACATCACGGTGCCAAAGAAATCCCATTACCAGCCACATAGATCTTAGCTTTTCTTTCTTAGCTTCCATCTGCAAGAGAGGGTGAAACACATGTATAGTTAACAGGAAAGCAACAAGAACGTTACAAGGTTCAGCAAGAAAATTAACCAACGTATCGTTCATACATTTTCGTCGTCTGAGTCGCTGCTCCAGCCTTCATAACAATATCCAAGGTATGAATCCACCTTCAAGTTACCGGCAAGGTATGCACCGGCACTGCTGGGATGCTTCATATTGACATCCCTATCCAAGGTACAACCATAGCAGTATCCTTTATTAACAGAACACAAGAAAATAGTTAACCGCAGGGTAACCAAGCAGGCACCAATATTACATCATAATTGCTGACTATCttgaatactccctccgtcacggtttagaaggcacagttaaacttgcgtgcgtttccaaaatagacaaggtttaaggcgtgaaagcaattactcctattaattagtactagtactactcatgcatgcgccctcccaatttgctgctcacacattagtactccctccgtcacggtttagaaggcacgcttgaaaaatctctggaaccaaggtagtcaccgattggttgtgagatgtagtaggtgtagatgctaatgcgcctaatcaactgagaaaatagtAGTACTAATGCGTGAGCAGTAAATTAggagggcgcatgcatgagtagtactagtactaattaatgaGAGTAATTGCTTtcacgccttaaaccttgtctattttggaaacgcacgcaagtttaactgtgccttctaaaccgtgacggagggagtactagtattttctcagttgattaggcgcattagcatttacacctgctacatctcacaaccaatcgatgactaccttggtttcagagattttccaagcgtgccttctaaaccgtgacggagggagtactggaAGTACGAGATTTTCTTTGTACACAACAGTCATGGCCGTGCATGAACCAGTTTAAAAATGTTTACAAATGTAATGCTCACGGATCTAAGAAGGGGGCAAACTAACAACTCACGAAACTAAAGATAAAGTACTGTAGCCAGAAACACATTTAAGGTTATATGTAACAGATAAGCTCGAGTTGGTGCCAACCAATAAATGCATTTCAACAATACTCAAAATCTAAGAAAAGGGTAAATTATACCATTATCGGTAGATTCAACCGCGCAGAAACAGCTGACCACCATTTCCTCTTCTTTTCCTTGTAGCACACAATTGACTTCCGCAAAGAATAGGTTTCCAATGCCACAGTTAGAATCACCAACTCCTTTAGTCACAGTGAAATTGAGATGATAGTAGCAGCATGTAAGCCCCTTACAAATTGTTGTGCAGTGCAAAACATCTTTGAGTTCAAATGCAAGATCCTATCATGACAAGCATGGGTCTGATCAATAACTATTGCATGGATAAAACaacgagagggagggagggagggagggagcaaaCCCCCGACAGGCTGTGATCCTCGTTATGCTTCTCAACCATAGCTTGAAGTGATCGGCGCATTCGATTATGGAATTGCTGGGTCACATAGGATCTGGAATTCTTCATCCTTCTGCCATCAGGCCAATAAAGAGTTTTTTCTATAGAAATCTCTAGTGAAGGAGCCCCACCTTTATTCATTAACCTAATTTAGATCGGAGCATTGTATATGTTTAGTAGCTTGTACTTTCTCAGAAGTGGACAATAATAAGTCATACTGTACAGAAATTAATGTTATTAGTAGGACTACGATGCACTAGTTTGGACAGAAGGTTGCACACTGGtaagcaacaagaacaagaattgaCAAAAAAAAGACAGGACTGTTCACATGTCAATGTTCTTTGACCGTAACTCTTAGAGAAAGCTATCCCTTCTTTGATTTCAGGTTGCACATTGTTTTTACTAGTTAATAGAGCTTAGCTTTCTGGCTATCACCATTAATTAACGGAAACAGAGGTGTGTGATACTATATTAGTTTCAGCTATTTCTATGATTTATACACTATTTAAACAACTGTCTCAAATAATTTTACAAAGATATACCATTAACTTTTGGTGCCATCAAAACAGGAAATACAAATCATTGTAGGCTAGTGTTTCGTACAATCAAATTGTAATGTTATATAGAATCCAGTTTGAAAAGTCATTTGTTATTAATTTCGATATAATGAATATCAGATATGCACACAAAACGAGTAGTATTAAGAAGCGATGAACATTCATCTAGAATTGAGTTGAGGAAATTTACAGATTTCGATCCAGATGTTGATGAAAATAGTGATCCATAGCCTTGTCAACTTCCTCTAAGCTCTGAAACGGCCCGCCTGCATCAGGATACGTGTGGAAATATCCCCCAAGATCAACCCTGATGTAATATCCGAAACCCCAGTCACGTCGTTCTCGTTGCCAAATGCCTGGCCCAGAAGGTGAGGCAAGGCAGTTCCCTGATTGCGGTGAGGCCATAACAGTGTCGGAAGAAGAGGAAACGGCTCCCGTGCCGGACGATTTCTCCTCCAACGTTGTAGCCTTGAGCGACTCCTTGAGGGACGACACCTCTGCAGATTCGCCGGGATGTGTAGGCTTCCCATCCACCACCACAACACAGTCGGAAGATGAGGAAATGGCTTCAGTGCCGGACGATTTCTCCTCTAATGCTGTACTAGCCTTCAGGGACGACACATGTGCAGTTTCCGTGGGTGGTGTTGGCCTATCCACCACGAACTCGAACTGGAATCTGTCGTAGCTGGAAAAGCAATCAAAATTTCCATCGATCGATCAGTGAAATGAAAAATCTGGAATAGAAGAttcgagagggagagggagaggtacaCACGTTGAAGACGGCGGCGGAGCCCGAGGCCTCTTTCGGCGGCGATGGGCGATGTAGACGTCGGTGTAGAATGCACGGACTGCGTCTTTAAGATCCTGGAGATCCCGGAACGCTGGCCCAACTTTGGCGGAGATATACCTCGGGCGATAGTTCCCCTCCTCGTCGACACGGACGTAGACCGTAATCGGGTCCAAGCCGCCGGTGGGACTGCGCCGCGGGAGGCACTCCCGAGGAAGCAGCTTGGACGCCATGACAGCGGTCGGAGGAGGACTTAGGGTTTGCAGATTTTCATCGGGGATTGAGATTTTTTCTATTCACTATCAGGTTGAGATTGTAGAGAATAAAGACACTCGAGAACAGTACAGATGAGACAGCGGCTATTGCATCTGCACGAAAGGGCACATCCAACTCACTATCTCAACCGTCTAATCAAATCATCAATGGTTAAAATCACCGTTAACGAAATCATTAATGAAACGCTAATCACGCTTAGTCTCAGCCCGCACGCCTGCATGATCGGACGCCCACTCCTCCTATCCTAACTGACGCCCATCCTCCGCTCCCGCCGCTGTTCCGCCGCCTCCTGCGCCGTCCGCCGCTCCGCCGCCTCCCGTGTCGCCCGCCGATGCCCCGTCGCCCGCTGCCGCCGATGAGCCCATCCGATGGCGGCGTCGACCCACCCATCTTCTGCTACTGGATGCGGCGACCCAGTCGCCGTCTTGCAGGCGAACCATCGACTGTTGTGTGGTGGCCTTCAGATCGTCCACGGAGAAGTCCTGAAGCGGTGGCGTGTCGAAGACGATGCACGGCGCTGGAGCGAGGGCCACCATGACTAACCTCACTCCAATCATCTCACGGGGCAAGCTGATGGCATCAAGCGTAAGTATCCATCATAGGCTCATAACTTATGAGATTGCTCTCTGCTTGTTCACATGATTGCTCCCCTGCTTGTTTCCTGTATAATGGTAGTGATATGCGGTGCACGCATCAGTGTTCCATCCAAATCCAATTCACTAACTACTTGCGCTCTCCACTTTATAAGAAATTTTGGCGGTGCTCAGTGGTATACCTAGAAGCTTTCAGTTTGAATTTTGTCGGCGATTCTTCAGGTAGACTTGTTGCTTCCGAATCCAAAGTGCATGATGGGACTGAAGAGTTTGACTCTTCGAATCAGAGGAAACCAAGGCTAGCATAGTCCCCATAAGAACTTGGGTTGCATGCAGTAATATTTTCTGGCCCCGTGAGAAAAAACAAGGATTTCACATATGAGGTGCACTTGACATCTCCAAATTGGACATTTTCCAAGATCTTGAAACAATTTTTACTTTCGGCTAATTGTATCCTGTGAGGAGTCTGCTTTGTTAAACCATTCAAAACCTTTTGCATGACAGAGCTGAGGTACCAAGCGAATCCAGCAACCTCTGTCATGTTGTTTGTCACTGTGATTTGATTCTTTTCTTCCTTAGCAACACACTACACTCACACCTGTATAAGAACAACATTAGTGTTCAGGCCTGTTGGTTTTCCCAGGTACACTCAGATATATATTGCTACAAGTGAAACCTGTGATGGTGAAAAAAGATTAACCGCATCGAATACAATGTTTAATTTTATTAGATGGTGAACAACTCCTCTTAGAAACACAATCAACCCAAATTGCAGCCCTCGACTATCTTGTTTCTGTCATAGGTGATGATTTTGTTCCATGTTATGGTGGAAAAACGGCACATGTGTCTATTTCTGACCTTCGTATAATGAATGTCCTTTCTTCTTGCCACCATGGGTATGCATTATTATGACATGGTTAGCTGGGTGTAATGTGAGAAGGAAATAAATATTTGTGTACATGCAGGGTTGTAGTGTACACCTCGCATATGGATGCACGACATTTCTTTTGAAGAATCGTGACTAAGTGAGAAAGAATGAGCCGAGCAAAATTAACACTCAAGGCTAAATGAAAAGTGTATATGTTGCAGATGTAGGTCAATGGGCTTCCACATCGGTTCATCATTTTGAAGCAACAACAACTGTTGGAACTCTGGCATATATTGCTCCTTAAGTTTCGCTCAGTAATTAATATGGTCGGAAGGTATAGTCCATCACTATGTGCTTTAGACGGCCCCGTGCATACTCTGCCATCCGCCTCCTAACTTAATTCATTTTGCTCGAGCATAAAAGCTTTACTAATTCTGAATCTTGCATACACTTTTTCTTGGCATGAGTAGTGCATAGTCTTCAGCCGACACAAACATATTAATATTTTATGTTCTATTATTTGCCGAAGAACTACTAATTTTTCATTTGGTGGAGATAGATGATGTGTGGATGTAGGGTCTTCCTTTACGTGATGTTGGATGGTACCTATCCTTTTTAGGATCCAAAAGATCACAAGAAtttcaaaatgaaaataaaggtaTGTTGCGAGCCGTTCAGCTTAGTAATTCCACAAGTTGTATTCTAGCAAAGCAACAAAATACCTGGAATGCACAAACTATTTGGTTTTCAGTACTCAATTCCGGATTTCCACCTTATGAATCAGTTTATGAAGATGTGGATGGTAAGGAGCTGTGAGCCCATCAACGATTTTGCTCAAGTTTACAACTTGAATCTCAATCCTACATGAAAATTTCATTTGTGCCATGAAAAATTCAGTTAGCTTTACGATTTTATTTTCAATATTCATTTCTATTAGAAGTTAAAATCAGAACTCAAGCATGTTCCTTACTGGAGTCAACTAAATGATCATTAAACATGTCAAAACTGAACAATGTATTGACCACCCATCCTGTATTAGACAAGGAAGCATATACACATCATCTACTACCCCTATATAAAAGGAAGAGAGTAGGCAGATCCAACGAAAAAATCTGATTCAGATGCTTACCTATGTTTACTGCTGATTTCACCTACCCCTTGTGTTCATGCAGGGGTGTAGCCTACCTACTTCAATTTGTTCTCAGAAACCATGAACGGTCACTGATGCTgatgaaaaaagaaagaaagagaagcAGGTAACTAGACCTATCTTCAGGCCTAGACTGTTACAGTTTTTCATAATCTGTCTTATCAGTACCTttcgaattgtttcacaatttcaTAATCTGTCACCGTTGTTACTCCTTTGAATCTGACCGCAACCAAACGACCCTGATCTTTGCACCGGTCTGTGTGTCGTCTCCCAAGGACGAGAAGAGCGTCAAGGTATTGTTTTGTCACGCTGAACAAGAACATAACGGCGTGTAATTGTTCTCAAGATTTTTTTCATATGATTCTGTATATACAATAGCTGGTTCATCGCGTGGTGATCTGCTTTGTAAATTTCTGATATTGTAGTAACTGACGCTGATTGATTCAGTAATTACAGGGGCGTGCTCAGACAAAGTGCAGGAATGGGAGGAGTGCGTCAAGAACAAGACGGTGTGCCCTGACATGTATGTATAattgttttttatatattttttcaaatGAAAAGGACAAAATGTTCACTATAAATTCGGTTGTGTATAATTAGGAGCGCGCATTACCTCAATAAAAATTAGGAGCACATAAATGTTTATTTATAGTATGAATTATGATTTGTCGTTATATATTGCCACAGAAACCAATGCATATGAGACCATATTTTATCCTTTGTCATACCTTTCGGAGCTCTTGAGCGTTGGTTCTTGAAAATCTCAAAAAGAGGGCGAGTGATGCTTATGGGAGAGAAGGAAACAGAAGCATGTAATGTGACCTAACATTTTTTTTCATATTCTTTGTATTCTTTAAAGTAGTTGCCTTTCAGAACTTGCGCAAAGGTGCCTCGAAACGCATCTGCCCTGCCCGAGAAGAGGACGTTCAACCCCGGCTGGCATACAATGGGACCAACAGGCTGTTTCATCACAGATCCACGGTAATATACTAGGGTTAATTGGATAGATGCCACTACAATTTCCGGCTATTTGAGAAACGCCACTGCAACTTTCATCTTTCGAAAAATGCCATTGCAACTCTGTGTACATTTGACAGATGCCATTATGCCCACTTCCACGCATATACCGGCCAATATACCAACGTATTTCTGCCGTATGTACGTATAAATGGTGGGACCCACATGaatctttttttttttggaaGAACGGTTGACTCGCTGCATCCTTCCACCCGCTGCATCCTTCCACCAGACCCCCGCatgaatattttttttggaaGACCGGTTGCATCCAAATTCCAGACCCCCGCTGCATACCCGCTGCATCCAGACCTAAACCTAGATCGTGGCGGCGGCCGGTGACGAGCATGGGCATGGCGGCGGCAGACGCCGGCGACCCCGGCGGAGAAGAGCACCTTCTTCCCGCAGTCCCTCCCCTCCTTGGCGACAGCGCAGTCCCTCCCCAGCTTCGTCACTTGCCTTGCGGACAGAAGGCGGCGAGCATGGAGGCGCTGGTGCCGGTGAAAGGCGGCGAGCATGGCGGGAGCGAGGACCTGATTCCTGCCTTCCTTTCCCTGCCCTCAAACCGGACGGAAGCTTCCTCCAAACCTCCTTCCCCTCGGCGGCTGAAGGCAATAAACATGGCGGCAGCGGACAGGCTGCAGCTTGGGGGCATCCAGGACCTGCTTCGTGCATCCCCGACTCTCCTTTCCAATCAGATGGAGGAAGCTCACCCGATGGCAAGCATGACTGCAGCCCCAAATCATCTCTCCTTGTAAGTATCTGAATAATATTTTGTTGGTGGTTCTTTGTTCGGAATGAAATTCCTTGTCATAGTATAGCAGTAGTCGTTGGTGTTGGTTCTTGACTGCCGTTTCTGCCAATTTTTGGTAGGTGCAACGGGAGCAAAGAATTTGACATAGATTGGGGAGATTACCTAGCCAATGATGCACGAATGCTAACTATGGGTGGCGTTTCTGCTGGTCCTTTGCTTCCTTTGCTTGTTCAAGGGATTGAGTGTTCCACATCCCAGCTTGCTAGTTCAAGCCAGCCAAATCATGTGGATGTTGAGCACCAAACAAATGATGTAGATGGTGACCAAGAATCTGAATATTCTTTAGCTGACCCATTTGATAATGAAGAGGAGTATATTGGAGTTGATGATGAGAATATGTATGATGTTACCGTGCCTATTACTATCACAGCGCAACCCGAAGCCCCAACGATTATTGATGAAGGAGATGATAACATGGATGAGGCAGTGGTAATGCAACATATCCAAGAGGAGGCAGAAATTGCTGACTTTGATCCCCTGCAATACAGAATTGCGCATGATCCTGAAAAACCTGACATTAGAGTAGGGGCTCTATTCCCTGACATTATGGCCTTTCGTAAAGCTATAAGGCATCATGCTGTTGTAGCAGACTTTGAGTTTGCTAATGTGAGGACTGACCAAAGTAGATTCATCGCTAACTGCGCATATGATACTTGTCCATGGCGCATTCACGCGTCTAGGCTGCGTGATGAAAAGGTTATCATGGTATGCTAATACACGTCTAGAGTTTGTTGTTTATAATTGATCTATTAATTCTGCCATTTGTTTTCTTATACGAGCATGACATCATTTTGCAGATAAAAAAGATGCCTTTCGAGCATGACTGTCCAACAACAAAGCTAGAAGATAGCAAAATGGCATCCCAAGATTGGGTTGCAGAGAAGCTCGGAGATTGGGTGAAGAAAAACCCTGGGGCGGGCGCAAAACAAGCTATGGTGAAGCTGCAGGATCAATATAACTTCAAGTTGAAGTATAGTAAGGCTTGGGCAGGTATGCGTCTAGCTCTGGACAAGATCAATGGTAAATACGAGGATTCTTTTCAGCTGTTGTTTAGTTGGAAAGCAGAAATCGAGAGGAAGAGTCCTGGAAGCATAGTTGAAATTGAATTAGCTAAGATCAATGATAAGTATCATTTCAGTAGAGTCTTCGTAGCTTTTAAGCCCTGCATAGATGGTTTTTTAGCTGGTTGTAGACCATACATAGGAGTAGATGCAACCGCACTAAATGGAAAGTATGTTGGTCAGCTAGCATCAACAACCGCAGTAGATGGACACAACTGGTTGTACTACGTAGCATATGCTGTGTTTGATTTAGCAACCGCAAATGTTGGATAAGATAAGAGAGCTCGTTATGGTTAAGTTCAATGTGAGGAGGCAGATTTCTAGACAGATGGCGGCCAAAATACTGTCGGCTGTCCTTAAAAAGCTCAATGCCCTTAGCAAAACAATTGGACTACACAAAATCTCATGGAAAACTGATACTCAAGCAGAGGTTACCCTTTATAATGTCAAAACCTATGACCAAAGGCACACTGTAGACTTGGAGGAAAGAGCTTGCACATGTCGGGTATATCAAGTTTCAGGGAAGCCTTGTATTCATGCATTAGCGTTCATCTGCTCAATGAGAGTCAGAGGGGTAGAAATTCAATCCTTCGTTGATGACTACCACAGCATGGCTAGATTTCGGGCTGCATATGCATCGGCGATGCCAACAATGACAGATAAGACACAATGGGTGCAAGTGGATCTTGGCTTCACGGTAAACCCACCTATACAAGAGAAAAGGCCTCCTGGCAGGCCTAGAGTACAGAGAATTAGAGGGTCCCTTGAACCTGGCAGGAAGGTGGTTAAGTGCAAGAAATGTAAGCAACCTGGCCACTTTGAAAAAACTTGCACAATCCCTCCTCCAAGATATCCTGATTATGTTGATGAGGAACAACCAGAGCAGCCACAAGAGCACCACACGCCTAGTAAAAGGTATAGTAACATGTTTCTTTCCTAACTAGTTATAATGCACATTTCTTAATTTTCTATGGGATACATTGCAGGAAGCGACCTGCTACTGTAGCTGAGGAGTAAGATGTGCATGACAACGAGAGGTAACTCTTCTTAATTCTAAGAGTAGCTAATGGATGTTGCCTAAGATTTTTCCAATAATATGATTCTCCATGTATCTATAGGAATAGGACTACACCAACCAAAACGAAGTCTCCGGTGAAGAAGACGACACCCGCAAAGAAGGCGGCACCGGAAAAGAAGGCCACACCCGCGAAGAAGGCGACAACGGGAAAGAAGGCCACACCAGCGAGGAAGACGACTCAAATGAATAAACAAGCTAAAggtaaagaaaagaagaagtcgcccgtgaaGAAAAAGACTCCAACGAAAAATGGCAAGAAAAAGAAACCAGAAGTTGTTGTACCATCCATAAGTGAGGCTGTTCTGAAGCCATCACTTGGAACCAAGCGAAGCCTTATGTACTGGCTTGGGGGCTAGTTAATGGTCTTGTAAGCATGTTGAACATTTGTGATGTTTTGCGATGGCAATTTGAACCTGTAGAACTGTTGAATGTTTGAACCCGGAGTATTTATGTACGCATGTGTGCCTAAGGCTTAATCCTTTATATCTGTTATGCAACCCTTTTAATGGAGCCATTTGAATGTTTATTTACATGTCAT
This region includes:
- the LOC123396047 gene encoding uncharacterized protein LOC123396047 isoform X1 translates to MASKLLPRECLPRRSPTGGLDPITVYVRVDEEGNYRPRYISAKVGPAFRDLQDLKDAVRAFYTDVYIAHRRRKRPRAPPPSSTYDRFQFEFVVDRPTPPTETAHVSSLKASTALEEKSSGTEAISSSSDCVVVVDGKPTHPGESAEVSSLKESLKATTLEEKSSGTGAVSSSSDTVMASPQSGNCLASPSGPGIWQRERRDWGFGYYIRVDLGGYFHTYPDAGGPFQSLEEVDKAMDHYFHQHLDRNLLMNKGGAPSLEISIEKTLYWPDGRRMKNSRSYVTQQFHNRMRRSLQAMVEKHNEDHSLSGDLAFELKDVLHCTTICKGLTCCYYHLNFTVTKGVGDSNCGIGNLFFAEVNCVLQGKEEEMVVSCFCAVESTDNGYCYGCTLDRDVNMKHPSSAGAYLAGNLKVDSYLGYCYEGWSSDSDDENMEAKKEKLRSMWLGPC
- the LOC123396047 gene encoding uncharacterized protein LOC123396047 isoform X2 produces the protein MASKLLPRECLPRRSPTGGLDPITVYVRVDEEGNYRPRYISAKVGPAFRDLQDLKDAVRAFYTDVYIAHRRRKRPRAPPPSSTYDRFQFEFVVDRPTPPTETAHVSSLKASTALEEKSSGTEAISSSSDCVVVVDGKPTHPGESAEVSSLKESLKATTLEEKSSGTGAVSSSSDTVMASPQSGNCLASPSGPGIWQRERRDWGFGYYIRVDLGGYFHTYPDAGGPFQSLEEVDKAMDHYFHQHLDRNLLMNKGGAPSLEISIEKTLYWPDGRRMKNSRSYVTQQFHNRMRRSLQAMVEKHNEDHSLSGDLAFELKDVLHCTTIFNCVLQGKEEEMVVSCFCAVESTDNGYCYGCTLDRDVNMKHPSSAGAYLAGNLKVDSYLGYCYEGWSSDSDDENMEAKKEKLRSMWLGPC
- the LOC123398495 gene encoding uncharacterized protein LOC123398495, translating into MPFEHDCPTTKLEDSKMASQDWVAEKLGDWVKKNPGAGAKQAMVKLQDQYNFKLKYSKAWAGMRLALDKINGKYEDSFQLLFSWKAEIERKSPGSIVEIELAKINDKYHFSRVFVAFKPCIDGFLAGCRPYIGVDATALNGKYVGQLASTTAVDGHNWLYYVAYAVFDLATANVG